The Chitinophagales bacterium genome has a segment encoding these proteins:
- a CDS encoding glutathione peroxidase codes for MKNSIYQFQVQNPAKKTISLSDYQGKVLLIVNTASKCGLTPQFEDLEKLYQTYKDQGFEIIGFPSNDFAGQEPNSAEKAQEFCQINYGVSFPIMDKIHVKKGAEQNELFTFLGNEAPGLNMLTHPKWNFQKYLINKQGEVVDYFAPTTKPMSTKIQNEIKKLL; via the coding sequence ATGAAAAATTCAATTTATCAGTTCCAAGTTCAAAATCCAGCAAAAAAAACGATAAGTCTAAGTGATTATCAAGGAAAAGTACTATTAATAGTCAATACAGCATCTAAATGCGGACTTACTCCACAGTTCGAAGATTTAGAAAAACTATATCAAACATATAAAGACCAAGGATTTGAAATTATTGGCTTTCCATCAAACGATTTTGCAGGACAAGAACCAAATTCTGCCGAAAAAGCTCAAGAGTTTTGTCAAATCAATTATGGCGTTTCGTTTCCAATAATGGATAAAATTCATGTAAAAAAAGGAGCGGAGCAAAATGAGTTGTTTACATTTTTAGGTAATGAAGCACCAGGACTAAATATGTTAACACATCCAAAATGGAATTTTCAAAAATACCTAATCAATAAACAAGGAGAAGTAGTAGATTATTTTGCACCAACTACAAAGCCAATGTCTACTAAAATTCAAAATGAAATAAAAAAATTGCTTTAG
- a CDS encoding DUF4294 domain-containing protein has translation MISINIKAQQSEYDTIVLPEIILADDTIPSITLPPVLIQADRYGPFKISQRDRNYLDKVYPYALRIARLSQVIEDNLDKCKNKKQKKQFLNDAEKQLRAAYEEQLKNMTRTQGNFMIKLVHRETGITVFDLLQKYRGNFKTFWWNMGAKMFKLNLKGTYDAEGEDKEMEKYVKKLDDIYNRNGLKFIINNEKFNLSVPSSKSSKKNDKSK, from the coding sequence TTGATTTCGATCAATATAAAAGCACAACAAAGTGAGTACGACACTATTGTTTTGCCAGAAATTATTTTAGCAGATGATACCATTCCATCTATAACGCTGCCACCAGTTTTAATTCAAGCAGATAGATATGGACCATTCAAAATTTCTCAAAGAGATAGAAATTACTTAGATAAAGTGTATCCATATGCATTGAGAATTGCTAGGTTAAGTCAGGTAATTGAAGACAACTTAGACAAGTGCAAAAACAAAAAACAGAAAAAACAATTTTTAAACGATGCCGAAAAACAGTTGCGTGCTGCTTACGAAGAGCAACTAAAAAATATGACGAGAACGCAAGGCAACTTTATGATTAAATTGGTACATCGAGAAACTGGAATAACAGTGTTTGATTTATTGCAAAAATATAGAGGCAACTTTAAAACTTTTTGGTGGAATATGGGTGCGAAGATGTTTAAACTTAACTTAAAAGGCACTTACGACGCAGAAGGTGAAGACAAAGAAATGGAGAAATATGTCAAAAAATTAGACGATATTTACAATAGAAACGGTTTAAAATTTATAATAAACAATGAAAAATTCAATTTATCAGTTCCAAGTTCAAAATCCAGCAAAAAAAACGATAAGTCTAAGTGA